The following are encoded in a window of Risungbinella massiliensis genomic DNA:
- a CDS encoding FecCD family ABC transporter permease, with protein sequence MSRQKLLLWSGGVILCFFFVFFLSMMIGSEFYSAQLVGQVILHHLGFPISEPNFLADVILWKLRFPRIVFAGVVGAALAIAGTMYQGLLRNPLADPYILGVSSGASVGAVLAILMGLATWAVVGASFAAALIALLMVLLIAGKRLNTHTLILSGVVVHAFFGAILTYAISQSDEELPRIQFWLMGSFTLRDWNDVWILTPVLLLASGIAWSLSRELNLFSLGERTAANVGVSVRRIRLILLLTASLLTAVSVAVSGMIGFVGLVIPHVLRLIIGADHRRLLPLAAIAGAIFLIGADTIARSVLSPRELPIGVVTAFLGAPFFAFLLRQNRNLD encoded by the coding sequence ATGAGTCGGCAAAAGCTTTTATTATGGAGCGGAGGAGTTATCCTCTGCTTTTTCTTTGTTTTTTTCCTTTCGATGATGATCGGGAGTGAATTTTACTCAGCTCAACTAGTAGGACAAGTAATTCTCCATCATCTAGGATTTCCTATATCGGAGCCAAACTTCTTAGCAGATGTGATTCTTTGGAAGTTGCGATTTCCTCGTATTGTCTTTGCTGGGGTAGTAGGAGCTGCACTGGCTATTGCGGGTACTATGTATCAAGGACTACTACGTAATCCACTCGCTGATCCTTACATTCTTGGTGTTTCCTCGGGTGCTTCTGTAGGAGCAGTGCTTGCTATTTTGATGGGTTTAGCTACATGGGCTGTTGTCGGAGCCTCTTTTGCAGCTGCTTTAATAGCACTTTTGATGGTGTTACTCATTGCTGGAAAACGACTAAATACCCACACGCTAATCCTTTCAGGGGTAGTTGTGCATGCTTTTTTTGGTGCAATTCTTACCTATGCCATTTCGCAATCAGATGAGGAATTACCGAGAATTCAGTTTTGGCTAATGGGGAGTTTTACTTTACGAGATTGGAATGATGTGTGGATCCTGACTCCTGTGTTACTTCTTGCTAGTGGGATCGCTTGGTCCCTTAGTCGTGAGCTCAATCTCTTTTCGCTTGGTGAACGCACTGCAGCTAATGTCGGTGTCTCTGTGAGACGTATTCGTCTCATTTTGCTTCTGACTGCCTCCCTTTTGACAGCTGTTTCGGTTGCTGTATCGGGTATGATTGGCTTTGTAGGACTCGTAATCCCTCATGTGCTTCGTTTAATCATAGGAGCAGATCACAGGAGACTATTACCTTTAGCAGCGATAGCAGGAGCGATTTTTTTGATTGGAGCCGATACGATTGCTCGTTCAGTCCTGTCTCCACGAGAGTTACCGATTGGAGTGGTAACCGCTTTTCTCGGTGCACCATTTTTTGCCTTTCTTCTACGCCAAAATCGGAATCTGGATTAA
- the gcvH gene encoding glycine cleavage system protein GcvH produces the protein MNLPAELRYTVEHEWVKTEGSNKVRVGITDFAQSELGDIVFVELPSVGDEITINEPFGSVESVKTVSELYAPLSGTVVEVNGELEESPENVNDEPYGNGWMIVVEISDESQLSSLLSAEQYQESIED, from the coding sequence ATGAATTTACCAGCAGAATTACGTTATACGGTAGAGCACGAATGGGTAAAAACAGAAGGTTCCAACAAAGTACGGGTAGGAATTACCGATTTTGCACAGTCTGAACTTGGCGACATCGTATTTGTGGAACTACCATCTGTAGGAGATGAGATCACTATTAATGAACCTTTTGGTAGTGTAGAATCCGTTAAAACTGTCTCCGAGCTTTATGCACCTCTAAGTGGAACTGTTGTAGAAGTAAACGGCGAACTAGAAGAATCTCCAGAGAATGTCAATGACGAGCCATACGGTAATGGTTGGATGATCGTAGTCGAGATATCTGACGAGAGTCAGCTGAGCTCACTTCTTTCTGCTGAGCAATACCAAGAAAGTATTGAAGACTAA
- a CDS encoding arsenate reductase family protein: protein MMLQVYLYPKCGTCRKAKKYLEEHGISFQEIHIVENPPSKEKLAEMVQASGLPLQKFFNTSGQKYRELGLSQKLKEMSDEEKLSLLASDGMLIKRPLATDGTKVTVGFKEEEYQEKWA, encoded by the coding sequence TTGATGCTACAAGTTTATCTATATCCGAAATGTGGCACCTGCCGCAAAGCCAAAAAATACTTAGAAGAGCATGGTATTTCTTTTCAAGAGATCCACATTGTAGAGAATCCTCCAAGCAAAGAAAAACTAGCAGAGATGGTCCAAGCTAGCGGTCTTCCGCTCCAAAAATTCTTTAATACGAGTGGACAAAAATACCGTGAACTAGGACTTTCTCAAAAGTTAAAAGAGATGAGCGATGAGGAAAAGCTGTCCTTACTGGCTTCTGATGGAATGTTGATTAAGCGACCACTTGCTACAGATGGAACCAAGGTAACTGTAGGTTTTAAGGAAGAAGAATATCAAGAAAAATGGGCATAA
- a CDS encoding TlpA family protein disulfide reductase, producing the protein MRLRTPMPEIKGVTKWVNGEVSQETLADKPVLVHFWSISCHMCKASFPEVKQMREDHPELEMIGIHMPRSEKDTDIDAVLETIEKYGLEHPQAIDNEHNVVDAFENEFVPAFYLFDRKGVLRHRSAGEKALSMLKKPLERVLGETE; encoded by the coding sequence ATGCGATTACGTACCCCAATGCCTGAGATCAAAGGCGTTACCAAATGGGTGAATGGAGAAGTATCCCAAGAAACACTTGCTGATAAACCTGTGTTGGTTCATTTCTGGTCTATTAGCTGCCACATGTGTAAAGCCAGCTTTCCAGAAGTAAAACAAATGCGCGAAGATCATCCAGAGCTAGAAATGATCGGGATTCATATGCCTCGTTCAGAGAAAGATACGGATATCGATGCTGTTTTAGAAACAATTGAGAAATACGGATTGGAGCATCCACAAGCCATTGACAATGAGCACAATGTGGTAGATGCTTTTGAAAACGAGTTCGTCCCAGCATTCTATCTTTTTGACCGCAAGGGCGTTCTTCGTCACCGTTCCGCTGGAGAAAAAGCGCTCTCCATGTTAAAAAAACCATTAGAGCGTGTCTTAGGCGAAACAGAATAA
- a CDS encoding sigma factor — MAKQELLVKRAQKGDQSAFVELIDQSEQSLYHVAIAILKKDEDCVDAIQDTILKAYQKLVQLKKPKHFQTWLTRILINQCYKIFNQRKKVINLSDTAKSMWKDIRSVLNLHILKK, encoded by the coding sequence TTGGCGAAACAAGAGCTTCTTGTAAAAAGAGCCCAAAAAGGGGATCAGTCAGCATTTGTAGAGCTGATCGATCAAAGTGAGCAATCCCTATACCATGTGGCAATTGCAATCCTAAAAAAGGATGAAGATTGCGTTGATGCTATACAAGATACGATTTTAAAAGCCTATCAAAAGTTAGTTCAATTAAAGAAACCCAAACATTTTCAAACATGGCTAACCAGAATTTTAATTAATCAATGTTACAAGATCTTCAATCAACGAAAAAAAGTAATCAATCTCTCCGATACAGCTAAGTCAATGTGGAAGGACATACGTTCCGTATTGAATCTCCACATATTAAAGAAATAG
- a CDS encoding ABC transporter ATP-binding protein, whose product MLEAHNVTYLHSTGAGVREIDFVARVGQTVGIIGPNGSGKSTLLRLLHQELRPQSGEVLLDSKPLSQLTSKERAVQIAVLTQEGLTELGFSTEDLVKMGRYPHQSRWSLWEEKDQQVVNLSMEATDTTHFRDRWLHSMSGGERQRVAIAKSYAQEPAYLLLDEPTTYLDLRYQWRLLRMLQDWKERHQKTLILVLHDMNLAALFCDQIYLLQAGRLVAVGTPTEVLTQSVLEQVYETRLEVIDHPTYHVPQILYGE is encoded by the coding sequence ATGCTAGAAGCTCATAACGTTACCTATCTTCATTCAACAGGGGCAGGAGTTCGAGAAATAGATTTTGTTGCCAGAGTAGGGCAGACAGTGGGAATTATAGGCCCTAATGGTTCAGGAAAAAGTACTCTACTTCGCTTATTACATCAAGAATTACGACCACAATCCGGAGAGGTTTTGCTAGATAGCAAGCCGTTGTCACAACTTACAAGTAAAGAACGGGCAGTTCAGATTGCAGTCCTCACACAAGAGGGACTAACCGAATTAGGTTTTTCTACAGAGGATCTCGTTAAGATGGGGAGATATCCACATCAGAGTCGGTGGTCTTTGTGGGAGGAGAAAGATCAACAAGTGGTAAATCTCTCTATGGAAGCCACCGATACGACCCATTTTCGCGATCGATGGCTCCATTCCATGAGTGGGGGAGAGAGACAGCGAGTAGCCATCGCCAAATCCTATGCCCAAGAACCTGCCTATCTCCTATTAGATGAACCTACCACTTACCTCGATTTACGTTATCAGTGGCGACTGTTGCGTATGTTACAAGATTGGAAAGAGCGGCATCAAAAAACGCTGATTCTTGTGCTGCACGATATGAATCTAGCAGCTCTCTTTTGTGATCAAATCTATCTGCTTCAAGCTGGAAGGTTAGTGGCAGTTGGAACCCCTACAGAAGTGCTGACCCAGTCTGTATTAGAACAAGTCTATGAGACCCGTTTGGAAGTGATTGACCATCCTACGTATCATGTACCACAAATATTATACGGAGAGTAA
- a CDS encoding DUF4179 domain-containing protein — protein sequence MKSNPKLEQALENWGNKEVEVPDVVVQKMEDMLGKIAVEQEKKRKGERELEEKVVAMDMVPKKRKRWRYAVAAASFILAGLVTTYYTSAAFQDLVHKILPVTLDKGFQKADESGLVEKKRYQVTDNGVTIEIQEVMADQGMIKIVYDAWKDNGEKIGAISLDAAFLNRKNIQAHDAKTKRLVVVFLKGWGVANDSENRDGKVSPDQRGIITFQVEDTDVQKIILKLHVKHIRPENGKRDLIEGDWRFTIPIDFTKSQTLQNIASGGTYQAPDGNFLIVSKLDLRPSHTILTTRSKYVLNPNGYNYPFEILDDKGNVIYSNTDDQDNDKQVDRPVYMKGGSGDEDPKTGDMVFEGVFTPFPTSSFYTFRLKGNWLPVTIAKTFPLQKGTKMSVEGAELVVQDLYIGADGQKTIKIKANIHDGYDAAVVSIGNENGRIGPFVINKAKLVNGSIEFNWKPEYETPHSLLHVDRISKGNLINWETKLIPQPAK from the coding sequence ATGAAATCAAATCCAAAATTAGAACAAGCATTGGAAAACTGGGGCAACAAAGAAGTGGAAGTACCGGATGTCGTTGTTCAAAAGATGGAAGATATGTTAGGGAAGATTGCGGTGGAACAAGAGAAGAAAAGGAAGGGAGAAAGGGAGCTGGAAGAAAAAGTAGTCGCAATGGATATGGTGCCAAAGAAGCGAAAAAGATGGAGGTATGCAGTAGCGGCAGCTTCATTTATTTTAGCTGGACTAGTGACAACATACTATACTTCGGCTGCTTTTCAGGATCTGGTTCATAAGATACTACCAGTGACATTAGATAAAGGCTTCCAAAAAGCGGATGAAAGCGGTTTGGTTGAGAAGAAACGTTATCAAGTGACGGATAACGGAGTTACGATCGAAATACAGGAAGTGATGGCAGATCAAGGTATGATCAAAATTGTCTATGATGCTTGGAAAGATAATGGAGAGAAAATTGGGGCAATTTCGTTAGATGCTGCTTTCCTGAACAGAAAAAATATTCAAGCTCATGATGCAAAAACAAAACGTCTGGTAGTTGTATTCCTGAAAGGCTGGGGGGTAGCTAATGATAGTGAGAATAGAGATGGAAAGGTATCTCCTGATCAACGAGGGATCATTACATTCCAAGTGGAGGATACCGATGTTCAAAAAATCATTCTAAAACTACATGTTAAGCATATTAGGCCGGAAAACGGAAAACGAGATTTAATAGAGGGTGATTGGAGATTTACCATCCCAATCGATTTCACGAAATCTCAGACATTACAGAATATAGCAAGCGGAGGAACATATCAAGCACCAGATGGGAATTTTTTGATAGTATCGAAGTTGGATCTGAGACCAAGTCACACTATTTTAACGACTCGCAGTAAATATGTGTTGAATCCCAATGGATATAACTACCCATTTGAAATTTTAGATGATAAAGGAAATGTAATCTATTCCAATACCGATGATCAGGATAATGACAAACAAGTAGATCGACCAGTGTACATGAAAGGAGGTAGTGGAGACGAAGACCCAAAAACTGGTGATATGGTATTTGAAGGGGTTTTTACACCATTTCCAACATCTTCTTTCTACACTTTCCGACTAAAAGGTAATTGGTTACCTGTTACGATAGCGAAGACTTTCCCCCTACAAAAAGGAACCAAAATGTCGGTTGAGGGAGCCGAACTAGTGGTTCAAGATTTGTATATTGGCGCAGATGGACAAAAAACAATAAAGATTAAAGCCAACATTCATGATGGATATGACGCTGCTGTTGTAAGCATTGGCAATGAGAATGGTAGAATAGGACCATTTGTCATTAATAAAGCAAAATTGGTCAACGGATCTATTGAATTTAACTGGAAGCCAGAATATGAGACTCCTCATTCATTACTGCATGTAGATCGAATTAGTAAAGGAAATCTGATAAATTGGGAGACGAAACTCATCCCACAACCAGCAAAATAA
- a CDS encoding peroxiredoxin codes for MATRLVGTQAPDFTLDSTKNLETLAEKVSLKDYEGKWLVLFFYPMDFTFVCPTEITALSDRYDEFQDLDCDILGVSTDTKYSHRAWINTPREENGLGHINYPLAADPSLKISREYGVLLEEEGIAMRGLFIIDPEGTIRYQVVTDDNVGRSVDETIRVLSALQSGGLCAADWKPGQKNL; via the coding sequence ATGGCTACACGTCTTGTTGGTACACAAGCACCAGACTTTACTCTAGATAGCACTAAAAATCTAGAGACTCTTGCTGAAAAGGTAAGTCTGAAAGACTATGAAGGCAAATGGCTCGTTCTTTTCTTCTATCCAATGGATTTTACCTTTGTATGTCCAACTGAAATTACCGCGTTAAGCGATCGATATGATGAATTCCAAGATTTAGACTGTGATATCTTGGGAGTAAGCACTGACACCAAATATTCTCACCGTGCATGGATCAACACCCCACGTGAAGAGAACGGTCTAGGTCATATCAACTACCCATTGGCAGCAGACCCAAGCCTCAAAATTAGCCGTGAATACGGTGTTCTTCTCGAAGAAGAAGGAATTGCAATGCGTGGTCTGTTCATCATCGACCCTGAAGGTACCATTCGTTACCAAGTTGTTACCGATGACAACGTTGGTCGTAGCGTAGATGAAACGATCCGTGTATTGTCTGCTCTACAATCCGGTGGACTCTGTGCAGCAGACTGGAAACCAGGTCAAAAGAACCTGTAA
- a CDS encoding RNA polymerase sigma factor produces the protein MQEIEQMVVKAQQGDQHAFAELIRSIHKVSYRLAKSILAKDEDCADAMQEAIIKAYQNLEQLREPKYFKSWFSKILIHQCYRLHNKRKKVISLQDAQQEIPVQEAYERVEFRDLVSRLEEPFRLVVTLYYLEKYSLQEVADLLELPSGTVKSRLYRARQMLQNFLEAKEVHTI, from the coding sequence TTGCAAGAGATCGAACAGATGGTGGTCAAAGCACAGCAAGGTGATCAACATGCCTTTGCTGAGTTGATTCGCTCAATACATAAAGTATCATACCGGTTAGCCAAATCCATCTTGGCGAAAGACGAAGATTGTGCGGACGCGATGCAAGAAGCGATTATTAAAGCATATCAGAATTTAGAGCAGCTACGAGAGCCCAAATATTTTAAGAGTTGGTTCTCTAAAATCTTAATCCATCAATGCTATCGCCTTCATAATAAGAGGAAAAAAGTAATTTCCTTACAGGATGCTCAGCAGGAGATACCTGTCCAAGAAGCCTATGAGAGAGTAGAGTTCCGAGATTTGGTTAGTAGATTAGAAGAACCGTTCCGACTGGTTGTGACGCTCTATTATCTCGAAAAATATTCCCTTCAAGAAGTAGCGGACTTACTCGAATTACCATCTGGAACGGTCAAGTCACGTCTCTATCGAGCGAGGCAGATGCTACAGAACTTTTTAGAGGCAAAGGAGGTTCACACGATATGA
- a CDS encoding DUF2553 family protein has translation MENNEANNQQKWNITRKVTAKMESGNMVFYHNNQAIGKMSMGGEGGLEMYDGYMMENESIYSLGEYIPHQDYYAHNCDMGWC, from the coding sequence ATGGAAAACAATGAAGCAAATAATCAGCAAAAGTGGAATATCACTCGCAAAGTAACTGCCAAGATGGAATCTGGAAATATGGTTTTTTACCACAACAACCAAGCGATAGGTAAAATGAGCATGGGTGGTGAAGGGGGACTTGAGATGTATGATGGGTACATGATGGAGAATGAGTCCATCTACTCTTTAGGCGAATATATCCCGCATCAAGACTACTATGCTCACAATTGTGATATGGGTTGGTGCTGA
- a CDS encoding RNA polymerase sigma factor: protein MIEVEQLVTKAQSGDHHAYAELIRSIHSILYRVSKTILRSDEDCADAIQEAIWKAYQNLDQLQERKYFKSWIIKILIHQCYKLSKRQNNVISLQETKQEIPVQAPYDQIELQEMIDRLEEPYRLVISLYYREKYTMREIGEMLEVPEGTIKSRLHKARQILQRYFEAKEAYSL from the coding sequence TTGATAGAGGTCGAGCAGCTAGTAACCAAAGCTCAATCAGGCGATCATCACGCTTATGCTGAATTAATTCGCTCCATCCATTCTATATTGTATCGGGTGTCCAAGACTATCTTACGAAGTGATGAAGATTGTGCCGATGCCATCCAAGAAGCAATCTGGAAAGCATATCAAAACTTAGATCAATTGCAGGAGAGGAAATATTTTAAAAGTTGGATCATCAAGATTCTAATCCACCAGTGTTACAAACTGAGTAAGAGACAAAATAATGTGATCTCTTTACAAGAGACCAAACAAGAGATACCGGTTCAAGCTCCTTACGATCAGATAGAACTACAAGAAATGATCGATCGATTAGAAGAACCATACCGCTTGGTAATCTCGCTCTATTATCGTGAAAAGTATACGATGCGTGAAATAGGAGAGATGTTGGAAGTACCGGAGGGTACGATCAAATCTCGGCTCCATAAAGCGAGGCAGATCCTACAGCGTTACTTTGAAGCAAAGGAGGCGTACTCTCTATGA
- a CDS encoding AIM24 family protein — MNSTFGNPFQQPPNNQPSQNTSNAPFRVIDSAQGATASFEILEYAPLQAGQYYFQQRAGGRLKQVRIVMNNGKVIMEAGALQFLKGHIQSQNDVGGVSGLMGKLAGSMLNNESAFKPSYVGTGEIYLEPSFEHYLVYHLQNEEIIVDKGMFFACEATVEVGTAMQKSISSALKGGEGLFQTKLSGTGIAIMKSPVPANEIMKLQLNNERVQVDGNFALLRTGGISFTVERSAKSLLGSATSGEGYLQTFSGTGTLWIAPTEPIYFPAPTV; from the coding sequence GTGAATTCAACTTTTGGAAATCCGTTTCAACAACCACCTAATAACCAACCTTCTCAAAACACATCCAATGCACCTTTTCGTGTAATTGACTCCGCTCAAGGTGCTACTGCTTCATTTGAGATTCTAGAATATGCTCCTCTTCAAGCTGGACAATATTACTTCCAACAACGTGCTGGCGGGCGCTTAAAACAAGTCCGGATCGTGATGAATAATGGGAAAGTCATCATGGAAGCTGGTGCGCTTCAGTTCTTGAAAGGACACATTCAAAGTCAGAATGATGTTGGCGGTGTTTCCGGACTGATGGGGAAACTTGCTGGTTCTATGCTAAACAATGAGTCAGCTTTTAAACCTTCCTATGTAGGAACAGGAGAAATTTACTTAGAGCCTTCTTTTGAACATTATCTTGTCTATCACTTACAAAACGAAGAAATTATCGTAGACAAAGGGATGTTCTTTGCTTGTGAAGCAACCGTAGAAGTGGGAACTGCTATGCAAAAAAGTATCTCTTCTGCTCTCAAAGGTGGAGAAGGTCTCTTCCAAACGAAACTAAGTGGCACTGGGATCGCAATCATGAAATCTCCAGTTCCGGCAAATGAAATTATGAAATTACAACTGAACAACGAGCGTGTCCAAGTGGATGGCAACTTTGCCCTTCTTCGTACAGGTGGCATCTCCTTTACAGTAGAACGTTCTGCTAAGTCTTTGCTCGGCTCTGCTACTAGTGGAGAAGGATACCTCCAAACCTTCAGCGGAACAGGTACCCTTTGGATCGCTCCTACCGAACCAATCTATTTCCCAGCTCCAACTGTATAA
- a CDS encoding cob(I)yrinic acid a,c-diamide adenosyltransferase — translation MKIYTRTGDEGKTHVVGGRVMKDDVRVEAYGTVDELNAFLGEAISRLTTDRHQDLIQDLTDIQHELFDAGGDLAQVGKNRQYRVSAEMTARLEKWIDRYDSECSPLQRFILPGGTALSSAFHICRVVARRAERQVVTLCQEQETNEEVRKYLNRLSDFFFTIARVANVRENVPDVEYKRGGQVFRTDSTD, via the coding sequence ATGAAGATCTATACACGTACTGGAGATGAGGGCAAGACTCATGTAGTAGGCGGGCGTGTGATGAAAGATGATGTTCGAGTGGAAGCGTATGGTACAGTAGATGAATTAAATGCGTTTCTCGGGGAAGCGATTAGCCGACTTACAACAGACCGCCATCAAGATCTTATCCAAGATTTGACCGACATCCAGCATGAGCTATTTGATGCAGGTGGTGATTTGGCCCAAGTGGGAAAAAATCGCCAATATCGAGTATCTGCTGAGATGACAGCACGATTAGAAAAATGGATCGATCGCTACGATAGCGAATGTTCCCCACTTCAGCGGTTTATCCTACCAGGAGGGACTGCACTGTCGAGCGCATTTCATATTTGCCGAGTGGTGGCAAGGCGTGCTGAGCGTCAAGTAGTCACTCTCTGCCAAGAACAAGAGACCAACGAGGAAGTTCGTAAATACCTTAACCGATTATCCGACTTTTTCTTTACTATTGCCAGAGTAGCCAATGTCCGAGAAAATGTACCCGATGTAGAATATAAACGAGGTGGACAAGTATTTCGTACGGACTCTACCGATTAA
- a CDS encoding ABC transporter substrate-binding protein, producing the protein MKIRSLWISMMMVLLVVMGVACQPAAEQDKSWSTPRKPDSINYPISVVDQSGQKLTIEKEPQRIVSLIPSNTELAYALQLDQKMVGVTANDDYPEQVKSLPKVGDLNINIEQVMAQKPDLVLASPLNGKETITKLQQLGVPVLVLNAESLKEVYASINILSQVTNRTYIADQVVANMQAKLRNVAALLTQVPQEKRLKVWMDDSSFYTPGSGTLQNELIELAGGKNVAASQKGWVQVSAEQVIGWNPDAILFTYGDPKSVESRPGWNQIKAVQQKKYITVDANLISRPGPRVIDGVEQMAKQLYPELFR; encoded by the coding sequence ATGAAAATCCGTTCTCTTTGGATTAGTATGATGATGGTGCTTTTGGTTGTGATGGGTGTAGCTTGTCAGCCAGCTGCTGAGCAAGATAAAAGTTGGTCCACACCAAGAAAGCCAGATTCGATTAATTATCCTATTTCCGTCGTCGATCAATCTGGACAAAAACTGACGATAGAGAAAGAACCACAGCGGATTGTTTCGCTGATTCCAAGTAATACGGAGCTTGCCTATGCGCTTCAATTAGATCAAAAGATGGTAGGCGTAACTGCTAACGACGATTATCCAGAACAAGTGAAGAGTCTACCTAAAGTAGGAGATCTGAATATTAATATCGAGCAGGTGATGGCTCAAAAACCGGATCTCGTGCTCGCTTCTCCATTAAATGGGAAAGAGACCATTACCAAACTCCAACAACTGGGAGTTCCCGTATTGGTGCTAAATGCAGAGAGTTTAAAAGAGGTATATGCATCCATTAATATCTTATCTCAAGTAACCAACCGAACTTATATAGCAGATCAAGTAGTAGCCAATATGCAGGCGAAGTTACGAAATGTTGCTGCGTTATTAACTCAAGTTCCACAAGAAAAACGGTTAAAAGTATGGATGGACGATTCATCGTTTTATACACCAGGTTCTGGAACACTCCAAAATGAATTAATAGAACTTGCAGGCGGAAAAAACGTGGCAGCTTCTCAAAAAGGGTGGGTTCAAGTATCAGCAGAGCAAGTGATTGGTTGGAACCCAGATGCGATACTCTTCACATATGGAGATCCTAAATCAGTAGAAAGTCGTCCGGGATGGAATCAGATCAAAGCCGTACAGCAAAAGAAGTATATTACAGTGGACGCTAACTTGATCAGTCGGCCTGGACCTCGGGTTATAGATGGAGTGGAACAGATGGCGAAACAACTATATCCGGAGCTCTTCCGATGA
- a CDS encoding DUF4179 domain-containing protein, translating to MTSMEKKLDQSFDELEQEEIMVPAVFLQKMEETLENLPPKETGNGVDLPKKKKRKWWVYAASVASFLVAGFVTTYSISADFKEYVKNLFPVNDSGYQKAQQEGLVESLQLTATDKGYTIEIKELLVEGRRVSVVYEIKNEKGESVPYSALFSAVNTQWHAYIVDPQTKKEKEIWINDIQNANNRKGIGTGLLTLESPTEIPDKAVFKLEVNHLWKEGNYVSPKIADIDVRGTWNFSIPIDLTKAKAKQKTGMGSERIQLSTGEFFVESLELLTSQTVLKTTFVGEGGESPETREMAEYQLLDDKGNLLFSNENWHILQKYHNNDFLKSRVGGMHIDKKYVDTYEFAIFPPSSYFTYRLHALWIKQMLDQKVLYQPNTHFQTEAGNFTVGSLQKGKHGTKELVLQGEIKDGYGDMKFHFYDQNGKLTGYAEVMPMQLLHGNGKAVISTSIPNNDTKTTTIMLDSIAKRIPINKDIKIVPQPAK from the coding sequence ATGACATCCATGGAGAAAAAATTAGATCAATCCTTTGATGAGTTGGAGCAAGAAGAGATTATGGTACCAGCTGTTTTTCTGCAAAAGATGGAGGAAACATTAGAGAATCTGCCACCAAAGGAAACAGGCAATGGAGTAGATCTACCTAAGAAAAAGAAGCGCAAATGGTGGGTGTACGCAGCATCGGTAGCATCTTTTCTAGTAGCTGGGTTTGTGACGACATACAGTATATCGGCGGATTTCAAGGAGTATGTGAAGAATCTATTTCCTGTTAATGATTCGGGTTATCAAAAGGCACAGCAGGAAGGTTTAGTAGAATCTCTCCAATTAACTGCCACTGATAAAGGTTATACCATTGAGATCAAAGAGTTATTAGTAGAAGGGCGGCGTGTCTCCGTAGTCTATGAGATCAAAAATGAAAAAGGAGAGTCTGTCCCATACTCTGCTTTATTTAGCGCGGTGAATACACAATGGCATGCATATATCGTAGATCCTCAAACTAAAAAAGAAAAAGAGATTTGGATCAATGATATACAAAATGCTAATAATAGGAAAGGAATTGGAACAGGATTGCTCACACTAGAGTCGCCAACTGAGATACCAGATAAAGCGGTTTTTAAATTGGAAGTAAATCATTTGTGGAAAGAGGGTAATTATGTAAGTCCGAAAATTGCAGATATTGATGTTCGAGGTACATGGAATTTTTCTATCCCAATTGATTTAACTAAAGCAAAAGCAAAACAAAAGACTGGAATGGGATCGGAAAGAATACAGTTGTCTACTGGAGAATTTTTTGTGGAGAGTTTAGAATTATTGACTAGTCAAACTGTATTAAAAACAACTTTTGTAGGTGAGGGTGGTGAATCACCAGAAACGAGGGAGATGGCGGAATACCAATTACTAGATGATAAAGGGAATCTTTTGTTTTCTAATGAGAATTGGCATATTTTGCAGAAATATCATAATAATGATTTTCTGAAAAGTCGTGTAGGCGGAATGCATATAGACAAAAAATATGTAGATACATATGAATTTGCCATCTTTCCACCATCTTCTTACTTCACATATCGTCTTCATGCTTTATGGATTAAGCAAATGTTGGATCAGAAAGTCCTCTATCAACCGAATACTCATTTCCAAACAGAAGCAGGCAATTTTACTGTTGGATCATTGCAAAAAGGAAAACATGGTACAAAAGAGCTTGTTCTACAAGGAGAGATAAAAGACGGCTATGGTGATATGAAGTTTCATTTCTATGACCAGAATGGAAAGTTGACTGGGTATGCAGAGGTTATGCCTATGCAATTGTTGCATGGCAACGGGAAGGCAGTTATTTCTACCTCCATTCCTAACAACGACACTAAAACTACTACAATCATGTTGGATTCGATTGCGAAACGGATCCCAATCAACAAAGACATTAAGATTGTTCCACAACCAGCTAAGTAA